In the genome of Rickettsiales bacterium, the window TTCTTACCTTTCGCTACCTTACCAGGATCTTGACACTGACCAGACGAACCACCAGAACGATGAGCTATAGAAACACCATGACTTGCTTTCAAACCACGAAAATTCCACCTTTTCATCCAACCAGAAAAACCTTTACCAATACTAGTTCCAGTCACATCAACAAACTGACCAACAACAAAATGCCCCGCTGTTAAATTAGAACCTGCACCTACTACATCTTGTTCATCTACTCTAAACTCCACTAATTTTCGTTTAGGAGCAACACTATTTTTTGCAAAATGACCTTTTAAAGGATTAGTTAAGTTTTTGAGCTTTACCGCACCTGTGCCAACCTGTAACGCAGAATAACCCGCAACATCGTGATTCAGAACTTGCACAA includes:
- the rplC gene encoding 50S ribosomal protein L3, with translation MRTGLIAKKMGMTTIYDEGGAVTAVTLLKVEDCQVVQVLNHDVAGYSALQVGTGAVKLKNLTNPLKGHFAKNSVAPKRKLVEFRVDEQDVVGAGSNLTAGHFVVGQFVDVTGTSIGKGFSGWMKRWNFRGLKASHGVSIAHRSGGSSGQCQDPGKVAKGKKMPGQMGSKRVTAQNLKVMFVDQEKNLIGIKGAVPGHKDNYVLIKDAVKKALPKAAPRPTLVQG